Proteins found in one Homalodisca vitripennis isolate AUS2020 chromosome 4, UT_GWSS_2.1, whole genome shotgun sequence genomic segment:
- the LOC124361139 gene encoding uncharacterized protein LOC124361139, whose translation MLVGGVYLPPNMPSSQYFDFASIVEELLFTSENFEPILLLGDFNLPNADWDPLGSQIHDSASQPIKDLAHIFNLTQVNGVNNDRGILLDLVFSSRIDISVRRSLDRLVQVESHHPALDITVPCFRPVTDNNRTHIYDFRRSDLFEIFRVIQGWPYPELSNVMGDSVETAFIDFCGSLSGVIRDLTPTKVLGKRNFPCWFSLELKALVILKKKLHVKFKKSLKDSDYLEFRSVRARCRTLSASCYRDYILRIENSIPSNVKVFWGHIRNMKRKSSALSNLYLDNVTVDTPKGICDLFASYFSSVYRLPQTLPVPLELETSFHLSGFHISCEEVEETLAGLDERKGAGPDGIPPVVLKFCSGILAPHVTQYFNALLTLGVFPKNLKSSFIAPILKSGDPVNAKNYRPVAI comes from the coding sequence ATGCTGGTCGGCGGAGTCTACCTTCCACCTAACATGCCCTCAAGCCAATACTTTGATTTTGCCTCAATTGTCGAAGAGCTGCTCTTCACCTCtgaaaattttgaacctatccTGTTGTTGGGCGATTTTAACCTCCCAAACGCGGATTGGGATCCTCTCGGCTCTCAAATTCATGATTCTGCGAGCCAGCCAATCAAAGATCTTGCCCATATCTTCAATCTTACACAGGTCAACGGTGTTAACAACGACCGTGGAATATTACTGGATCTAGTTTTCTCTTCCAGGATAGACATCAGTGTCCGAAGGTCTCTTGATCGCCTTGTTCAGGTGGAATCACATCATCCAGCTCTCGATATTACCGTTCCATGTTTCAGACCAGTCACTGATAACAACAGGACCCATATCTACGACTTTAGGAGGAGTGATCTGTTTGAGATATTTAGAGTGATTCAGGGTTGGCCGTATCCGGAACTGAGCAACGTGATGGGGGATAGTGTGGAGACAGCATTCATTGATTTTTGTGGTTCTCTCAGTGGGGTGATCAGGGACTTGACCCCCACGAAAGTACTTGGAAAACGCAACTTCCCTTGTTGGTTTTCATTAGAGCTGAAGGCACtagtcattttgaaaaagaagctGCACGTCAAGTTCAAAAAGTCATTAAAAGACTCTGACTACTTGGAATTTCGTAGTGTTCGTGCAAGGTGTAGGACGCTATCCGCCTCCTGTTACAGGGACTATATACTTCGTATTGAAAACTCCATACCAAGCAATGTGAAGGTCTTCTGGGGACACATCAGGAATATGAAACGCAAGTCTTCAGCACTTTCCAACCTGTACCTTGACAACGTGACAGTGGACACCCCTAAAGGCATATGTGACTTGTTTGCTTCTTATTTCTCTTCTGTATACAGGCTCCCACAAACACTTCCAGTTCCTTTGGAGCTGGAAACCTCATTCCATCTGTCAGGTTTTCACATCTCATGTGAAGAAGTGGAGGAGACATTAGCTGGGCTGGATGAAAGGAAGGGCGCGGGGCCAGATGGGATTCCCCCAGTAGTATTGAAGTTTTGTAGTGGTATCTTGGCTCCACATGTCACCCAATATTTCAATGCTCTTCTAACTCTGGGCGTTTTCCCTAAGAACCTGAAGTCGAGCTTTATTGCACCTATCCTGAAAAGTGGTGATCCAGTAAATGCCAAGAACTACAGACCTGTTGCAATTTAG